The Desulforegula conservatrix Mb1Pa genome includes a region encoding these proteins:
- the traA gene encoding Ti-type conjugative transfer relaxase TraA → MAIYRLSSQIISRTTGRTVTGAAAYRAGEKILDERMNQTWDFTKKKGIDHTEILSPENAPEWAYDRETLWNKVEKAEKRDDAQLAREIQIALPVELTSEQKKNLIKEFAKDNFVEKGMIADICIHDISGENPHAHIMLTMRDLKAEGFGNKNRDWNKKEHLLGWRENWAKLANDHLALAGHDISIDHRSYEKMGIPLEAQKKIGPLKHISKEDRAETDRMQEYLETCRRNGEKIKANPEIATDLFSRKQAVFTENDILRLANTYSADKEQFNEVVSAIKKSRDLVLLGAGEHGKERYTTRQTLEAENSMLSKSENMAKAHNHKVREKYQKQAKASRTLSPEQVNAFDHIFASGDMCCVVGYAGTGKSYMLDAVREAYEAGGYSVTGAALAGIAAQGLFESSGIPSQTIARRLLDQEQGRSELTSKHVLVIDEAGMVGTRQMNALISHAHEKGAKVILVGDGMQLQPIEAGGAFRGIYSRTEGVNLTEIRRQKEDWQKEATKYFEEGKSKTALDLYELSGKIRQDATHDKSIRQLTGEWSNHVIKTKGIDSSMMMAYRNKDVEDLNNLGRQAMIKAGFVRGEGKSFETTKGLKKFAEGDRILFLKNDRFMGVNNGNRGTVEKISGNDFLVRMDNKEKIAFDASQYQHFNHGYAATVHKLQGATIKHSFVLADSYFDQHSILTAMSRHTDDAQLYYSLERFQEGFQELRRVIGRKKPKDLAIDFAVKRGIDPSSFQDNPKGKDTLADILQKKAENFVEFFTDIFRSNSEIKLREDVQAKRKKELDDNYEMANRPSDPAKELIKFKNMMADIHGGTDKQRREMVLETIDELISKGVIDYPHKQGSLSADKSQEEKSKARAVETEKPKFERIIAYPEISEQNPQKSMEIKSSQKTAAPKSKMILEVYESQEQSFKARASEIENQKQKTKEPVTIPVSAPKKEKTKEKKQAEIHKSKGRDIEMER, encoded by the coding sequence ATGGCAATCTACCGACTAAGCTCACAAATAATAAGCAGAACAACAGGCAGAACAGTTACCGGAGCTGCGGCTTATAGAGCAGGCGAAAAAATCCTTGATGAAAGAATGAACCAAACATGGGATTTCACCAAAAAGAAAGGGATTGACCACACAGAAATACTGTCTCCTGAAAATGCGCCTGAATGGGCCTATGATCGTGAAACGCTATGGAATAAAGTTGAAAAAGCGGAAAAGAGAGACGATGCCCAGCTTGCAAGAGAAATTCAGATTGCCCTGCCGGTTGAACTCACGTCAGAACAGAAAAAAAATCTGATTAAAGAATTTGCAAAAGATAATTTTGTAGAAAAAGGCATGATTGCCGATATTTGTATTCACGATATCAGCGGAGAAAATCCTCACGCACATATAATGCTTACAATGAGGGATCTCAAAGCTGAAGGATTCGGAAACAAGAATCGTGACTGGAACAAGAAAGAACACCTTCTTGGATGGCGGGAAAACTGGGCAAAACTTGCAAACGATCATCTGGCTCTTGCAGGACATGACATTTCGATTGACCATCGCAGCTATGAAAAGATGGGAATACCTCTTGAGGCTCAAAAAAAGATAGGGCCGTTAAAGCACATAAGCAAGGAGGACAGGGCCGAAACAGACCGGATGCAGGAATATCTTGAGACTTGCAGAAGGAATGGAGAAAAAATTAAGGCCAATCCTGAAATTGCAACCGATCTTTTCAGCCGCAAGCAGGCCGTCTTCACAGAAAACGATATTCTTCGCCTTGCAAACACCTACAGCGCAGACAAAGAGCAGTTTAACGAAGTTGTTTCCGCAATAAAAAAATCTCGTGATCTCGTTTTACTCGGAGCCGGAGAACACGGCAAAGAGCGTTACACAACACGCCAGACCCTCGAAGCAGAAAATTCCATGCTATCTAAATCAGAGAACATGGCAAAGGCTCATAATCACAAAGTAAGAGAAAAATATCAGAAGCAGGCCAAAGCCAGCCGCACACTGTCACCTGAACAGGTGAACGCTTTTGATCATATCTTTGCAAGCGGGGATATGTGCTGCGTGGTAGGATACGCGGGAACAGGCAAGAGCTATATGCTCGATGCAGTTCGTGAAGCCTATGAAGCAGGAGGATATAGTGTAACAGGAGCGGCACTCGCTGGAATAGCGGCCCAGGGGCTTTTCGAGTCTTCAGGAATACCAAGCCAAACCATAGCGAGAAGACTTCTTGACCAGGAGCAAGGCAGAAGCGAGCTAACAAGCAAGCATGTTCTGGTAATTGACGAAGCGGGAATGGTCGGAACACGCCAGATGAACGCCCTTATCTCACATGCCCATGAAAAGGGCGCAAAAGTTATTCTTGTCGGAGACGGGATGCAGTTGCAGCCCATAGAGGCCGGAGGAGCTTTTAGAGGGATTTATTCCAGAACCGAAGGCGTTAACCTGACAGAAATCCGAAGACAGAAAGAAGACTGGCAGAAGGAAGCCACAAAATACTTTGAGGAAGGCAAATCAAAGACCGCTCTGGATCTCTACGAGTTATCTGGAAAGATTCGACAGGACGCTACGCACGATAAGTCCATCCGGCAATTGACAGGCGAATGGAGCAACCATGTTATCAAAACCAAGGGCATTGATTCAAGCATGATGATGGCCTACCGGAACAAGGATGTCGAAGATCTGAACAATCTTGGCAGACAAGCCATGATCAAGGCTGGTTTTGTACGCGGGGAAGGCAAAAGCTTTGAAACGACCAAGGGATTAAAAAAGTTTGCCGAAGGAGACAGGATTCTTTTTCTGAAGAATGACAGGTTTATGGGGGTCAATAATGGCAACAGGGGAACTGTAGAAAAGATCAGCGGAAATGATTTTCTTGTCCGGATGGACAACAAGGAGAAGATAGCCTTTGACGCTTCCCAGTACCAGCATTTCAATCATGGGTACGCCGCCACGGTTCACAAGCTCCAGGGCGCGACGATAAAGCATAGCTTTGTCCTTGCTGACAGCTATTTTGACCAACATTCGATTTTAACCGCAATGTCAAGGCACACGGATGATGCCCAATTATATTACAGCCTGGAGCGGTTTCAGGAAGGTTTTCAGGAATTACGAAGAGTCATTGGACGGAAAAAACCCAAAGATCTGGCTATTGATTTTGCGGTCAAGCGGGGGATAGATCCTTCGTCATTCCAGGACAATCCGAAAGGCAAGGACACTTTAGCCGATATTTTGCAAAAGAAGGCTGAAAACTTCGTAGAGTTTTTCACGGACATATTCAGGAGCAATTCGGAAATAAAGCTTCGGGAGGATGTTCAGGCAAAAAGAAAAAAAGAGCTTGATGATAATTATGAAATGGCAAACAGACCGTCAGACCCTGCCAAAGAACTAATAAAATTTAAAAACATGATGGCTGATATTCACGGGGGGACGGATAAACAACGAAGAGAAATGGTTCTCGAAACAATAGACGAGCTTATATCCAAAGGCGTGATTGATTATCCACACAAGCAAGGATCTCTTTCTGCGGATAAATCCCAGGAAGAAAAATCAAAGGCTCGTGCGGTAGAAACAGAGAAACCTAAATTTGAAAGAATAATAGCGTATCCTGAAATATCAGAACAAAACCCACAAAAATCAATGGAAATAAAGAGCAGTCAAAAGACAGCCGCACCAAAATCAAAAATGATCCTGGAAGTTTATGAATCACAGGAGCAGTCATTCAAGGCTCGTGCTTCGGAAATAGAAAATCAGAAACAGAAAACAAAGGAGCCTGTCACTATTCCTGTATCTGCTCCAAAAAAGGAAAAGACCAAAGAGAAAAAACAGGCAGAAATCCACAAATCAAAAGGCAGAGATATTGAGATGGAACGATGA